The proteins below come from a single Asanoa ferruginea genomic window:
- a CDS encoding GNAT family N-acetyltransferase has product MSVRLAEVTDPAEIEALVPHVWRIFQMVSTGAALGWAVPPSQAEVRELLTTVVEGAAVSEAALLVAYASDDDVVGPAGLDAAPMPLADGTVLAGIGYWRRYARQTHRPHADLERVAVPAGYQGRGIGRAITEGLVASARKAGIEVLTLDARGDNERALALYRTLGFNEYGRLIDFVAVGHLRYDKVLYALDLRRPWPRLEGGRGPR; this is encoded by the coding sequence ATGAGCGTACGACTGGCCGAAGTGACCGATCCGGCGGAGATCGAGGCGCTGGTGCCGCACGTCTGGCGGATCTTCCAGATGGTCTCCACCGGGGCGGCGCTGGGTTGGGCGGTGCCACCGAGCCAGGCCGAGGTGCGCGAGTTGCTGACCACCGTTGTCGAGGGCGCGGCGGTGTCCGAGGCGGCGCTGCTGGTCGCCTACGCGTCGGACGACGACGTCGTCGGGCCGGCGGGGCTCGACGCCGCGCCGATGCCGCTGGCCGACGGCACCGTGCTCGCCGGGATCGGTTACTGGCGCCGCTACGCGCGGCAGACCCACCGGCCGCACGCCGATCTGGAGCGGGTCGCGGTGCCGGCCGGCTATCAGGGTCGCGGGATCGGTCGGGCGATCACCGAAGGACTGGTGGCCAGCGCCCGCAAGGCCGGCATCGAGGTGTTGACGCTCGACGCGCGCGGCGACAACGAGCGTGCGCTGGCGCTTTATCGCACGCTCGGCTTCAACGAATATGGCCGGCTGATCGATTTCGTCGCGGTCGGTCATCTGCGCTATGACAAAGTGCTTTACGCACTCGATCTGCGCCGCCCATGGCCGCGATTGGAAGGCGGAAGGGGCCCACGCTAG
- a CDS encoding isoprenyl transferase codes for MIRSRAARRAVRPPTPHVSGVRPPELPAGSLPKHVAIVMDGNGRWAKDRGLPRTAGHERGEHSLFDTIEGAIEIGVPYLTAYAFSTENWRRSPEEVRFLMGFNRDVIRRRRDMLVDLGVRVVWSGRAGRLWKSVISELQTAEEMSRDNTKLTLQFCVNYGGQAEIADAAAAIARDAAAGKIDPSKVTEKTIQRYLYHPEVPEVDMFLRPSGEERISNFMLWQSAYAELVFLDTLWPDFDRRHLWYACELFAQRDRRFGGAIPNPVAPPPPE; via the coding sequence ATGATCAGGTCACGGGCCGCGCGCCGCGCGGTGCGTCCGCCGACGCCGCACGTCTCGGGGGTTCGGCCGCCCGAGCTTCCGGCGGGGAGCCTGCCGAAGCACGTCGCGATCGTGATGGATGGCAACGGCCGCTGGGCCAAGGATCGCGGGCTGCCGCGCACCGCCGGCCACGAGCGCGGCGAGCACTCGCTGTTCGACACCATCGAGGGCGCGATCGAGATCGGCGTTCCCTACCTGACGGCGTACGCGTTCTCGACCGAGAACTGGCGGCGGTCGCCGGAAGAGGTCCGCTTCCTGATGGGCTTCAACCGCGACGTCATCCGGCGCCGTCGGGACATGCTGGTCGACCTCGGCGTGCGGGTGGTCTGGTCGGGTCGGGCCGGGCGGCTGTGGAAGAGCGTCATCTCCGAACTGCAGACCGCGGAGGAGATGTCCCGCGACAACACCAAGCTGACCCTCCAATTCTGCGTCAACTACGGCGGCCAGGCGGAGATCGCCGACGCGGCGGCCGCGATCGCGCGCGACGCGGCGGCGGGGAAGATCGACCCGTCGAAGGTCACCGAGAAGACCATCCAGCGCTACCTCTACCACCCGGAAGTGCCCGAGGTCGACATGTTCCTGCGGCCGTCGGGTGAGGAACGCATTTCCAACTTCATGCTCTGGCAATCGGCGTACGCGGAACTGGTCTTCCTCGACACCCTCTGGCCCGACTTCGACCGGCGTCACCTCTGGTATGCCTGCGAGTTGTTCGCCCAGCGCGACCGCCGCTTCGGTGGTGCGATCCCCAACCCGGTAGCGCCGCCGCCACCGGAATGA
- the recO gene encoding DNA repair protein RecO: MPGFRRQLYRDDAVVLRVQKLGESDRIITFLSRRHGRLRAVARGVRRTTSRFGARLEPFGHVDLQIAGDPSGAGGGLHTVSQVEAVELYGKRFLDDYPRYTAASAISETAERLTPVEHEPSLRLFLLTLGAFRALALREHSGTLVLDAYLLRGMGIAGWAPALTECAVCGTAGLHKAFSVPAGGAVCPDCRPPGAAHPAPDTLRLMVALASGDWHVADSAEAGPRREASGLVAAHLQWHLERGLRSLPLVDRTTGEQK, from the coding sequence GTGCCCGGATTTCGCCGCCAGCTCTACCGCGATGACGCGGTGGTGTTGCGTGTGCAGAAGCTGGGCGAGTCCGATCGGATCATCACGTTTCTCAGCCGCCGGCACGGGCGGTTGCGGGCGGTGGCCCGGGGCGTGCGGCGGACGACGTCGCGGTTCGGGGCGCGGCTGGAGCCGTTCGGTCACGTCGATCTCCAGATCGCCGGTGATCCCAGCGGGGCCGGCGGTGGGCTGCACACGGTCAGCCAGGTCGAGGCGGTCGAGCTCTACGGGAAGCGGTTCCTCGACGACTACCCCCGCTACACCGCGGCCAGCGCGATCTCCGAGACCGCGGAGCGGTTGACGCCGGTCGAGCACGAGCCGTCGCTGCGGTTGTTTCTTCTCACACTCGGGGCCTTCCGGGCGCTGGCCCTGCGCGAGCACTCCGGGACCCTGGTCCTCGACGCCTACCTGCTGCGCGGGATGGGGATCGCCGGATGGGCGCCCGCGCTGACCGAGTGTGCGGTCTGCGGCACCGCCGGGCTGCACAAGGCGTTCTCGGTGCCCGCCGGTGGGGCCGTTTGTCCCGATTGCCGGCCGCCGGGTGCGGCCCATCCGGCGCCGGACACGCTGCGTCTGATGGTCGCGCTCGCGTCCGGTGACTGGCACGTCGCCGACTCCGCCGAGGCCGGGCCGCGCCGGGAGGCCAGTGGGCTGGTCGCCGCACACCTGCAGTGGCACCTCGAGCGCGGGTTACGCTCGCTGCCGCTGGTTGATCGCACAACGGGGGAACAGAAATGA
- a CDS encoding SMP-30/gluconolactonase/LRE family protein, whose product MSSRPRIDPVVWQPPTPSLRAKRRASDPPMPRPAFLPVDGVGPEDVVVHPDGHLYTGLADGRVLRLALAGGPPQVVGETGGRPLGVEVDADGDLVICDAHRGLLRMSVSSGTTTVLADGFRLCDNAAIACDGTIYFSDSSQRYGLEHWRADIMEHTGTGRLLRRSPTGEIDVLLDGLQFANGVALAADESFVAVAETGAYRISRVQLTGPEAGRRDILVDNLPGFPDNLSTGADGRIWIALATPRNALLDRLHARPPVLRRAVWALPQAFQPAPARTTWVMAVDASGSVVADLQTADGGYHMVTGVREHAGHLYLGSLTEPTVAVVPLPH is encoded by the coding sequence ATGAGCAGCCGTCCACGGATCGACCCCGTCGTCTGGCAACCACCCACGCCATCACTGCGGGCGAAACGGCGCGCCAGCGACCCCCCGATGCCCCGTCCGGCCTTCCTTCCGGTCGACGGCGTGGGCCCGGAAGACGTGGTGGTGCACCCCGACGGCCACCTCTACACGGGCCTGGCCGACGGCCGGGTGCTGCGCCTGGCTCTGGCCGGCGGCCCGCCGCAGGTGGTCGGCGAGACAGGCGGCCGCCCACTGGGCGTAGAGGTCGACGCCGACGGCGACCTGGTCATCTGCGACGCACACCGGGGCCTGCTCCGGATGTCGGTCTCGAGCGGCACAACCACGGTCCTCGCGGACGGTTTCCGGCTGTGCGACAACGCCGCGATAGCCTGCGACGGCACCATCTATTTCAGCGACTCGTCGCAACGCTACGGCCTGGAACATTGGCGGGCCGACATCATGGAACACACGGGTACGGGCCGCCTGCTCCGCCGCTCCCCGACGGGCGAAATCGACGTGCTGCTCGACGGCTTGCAGTTCGCCAACGGCGTCGCCTTGGCAGCCGACGAGTCCTTCGTGGCGGTGGCCGAGACAGGCGCTTACCGCATCTCGCGGGTGCAACTCACGGGCCCCGAAGCCGGCCGGCGCGACATCCTGGTCGACAACCTGCCCGGATTCCCCGACAACCTGTCGACGGGCGCGGACGGCCGCATCTGGATCGCGCTGGCCACGCCACGCAACGCGCTGCTCGACCGCCTGCACGCCCGACCCCCTGTCTTGCGGCGGGCGGTATGGGCGCTGCCGCAGGCATTCCAGCCGGCGCCGGCCCGCACCACCTGGGTGATGGCGGTCGACGCGTCCGGCTCGGTAGTGGCGGACCTGCAAACCGCGGACGGCGGCTACCACATGGTGACGGGCGTCCGGGAACACGCGGGCCACCTCTACCTGGGCAGCCTGACGGAACCAACCGTCGCGGTAGTCCCTTTGCCACACTGA
- a CDS encoding CPCC family cysteine-rich protein: protein MATEAWRRRRGSHDVCPVCRWEDDVYQLRWPHRARGANTSSLIEAQRDFEMYGAHGATTENRTGGRSTLSGTVSSRAHVPWPLGRTIGLSLYWWRGRRGRAWWDDVSAADRPGPPVDGADGNVFAEAVRAVAALAPPADRDNLSGMSIDFDYYLGRCPSIREVTVTTGPDPARQITAVCVAEPAASPARVARDIGDPGPTRSCHPHR from the coding sequence GTGGCTACCGAAGCCTGGAGGAGGCGCCGGGGCTCGCACGACGTCTGTCCGGTGTGCCGGTGGGAGGACGATGTCTATCAGTTGCGTTGGCCGCACCGGGCGCGGGGTGCGAACACATCCTCGTTGATCGAGGCACAACGCGACTTCGAGATGTATGGCGCCCATGGCGCTACGACCGAGAACCGCACTGGCGGACGATCGACCCTCAGCGGGACCGTTTCGAGCCGGGCGCACGTGCCTTGGCCGCTTGGCCGGACGATTGGACTGTCCTTGTACTGGTGGCGGGGACGCCGGGGGCGGGCCTGGTGGGACGACGTGTCGGCCGCCGATCGGCCCGGGCCGCCGGTGGACGGCGCCGACGGGAACGTCTTCGCCGAGGCGGTCCGGGCGGTCGCAGCCCTGGCGCCGCCCGCCGATCGGGACAATCTCTCGGGCATGTCGATCGACTTCGACTACTACTTGGGTCGATGCCCGTCAATCCGTGAGGTAACCGTGACTACCGGGCCCGATCCGGCCCGGCAGATCACGGCTGTCTGCGTCGCGGAGCCGGCGGCATCACCGGCACGTGTCGCGCGGGATATCGGCGACCCAGGTCCAACTCGAAGCTGCCACCCGCATCGATGA
- a CDS encoding CsbD family protein, protein MQPIVPPPPSSPLTQTLGQLNDAVRQLPADAEHSAPARLRREAIALAEVIHRDGDRPSVAHTVEANRLLRRIHGYLDQPEGVIVGLEDKINNKADEVKGKVKKGVGKATGDEELEAEGRLDEAKSDVKQAGEKIKDAFKS, encoded by the coding sequence ATGCAACCCATCGTTCCGCCGCCGCCGAGCAGTCCGCTCACTCAGACGCTCGGCCAACTCAACGACGCCGTCCGCCAACTACCCGCCGATGCCGAGCATTCAGCGCCGGCACGGTTGCGACGGGAGGCCATCGCCCTGGCCGAAGTCATCCATCGCGATGGCGATCGGCCCAGCGTCGCCCACACGGTCGAAGCGAATCGCCTACTGCGCCGTATCCACGGCTATCTCGACCAACCAGAAGGAGTCATCGTGGGTCTCGAAGACAAGATCAACAACAAGGCTGATGAGGTCAAGGGCAAGGTCAAGAAGGGCGTCGGCAAGGCCACCGGCGACGAAGAACTCGAGGCCGAAGGACGTCTCGACGAAGCGAAGTCCGATGTCAAGCAGGCCGGCGAGAAAATCAAAGACGCGTTCAAGAGCTGA
- a CDS encoding acyltransferase family protein: MRDRYIDLLRALAIVRVVVYHTSGWTLLSFLPAMSLMFALGGSLMASSLDRSGVAAIGRRLRRLLPSLWVLSAIFVPAMLLTGLGAHWKLLLWLVPLSDPPANHWGALALSTIWYLRDYLWFVLVSPLALWLFRRYPVPTLIAPYLLLLVFELGLLSGPPVLRDFGLYLGAWMLGFAHHDGLLRRWSRSVLTAVAGVLCATGLAWILTHPGFRGYDLNDIPLGNALWSGGLIVVALGFLPSTADWITRWSWFDRSVTVLNARALTIYLWHMPVVILIAAIAAPLGYEGLQADRAAVRLVGVAVLVALAVAAFGWVEDLAARRRPTLLPGARRRPRLPVPVSPAPAPREPVLATTDPWKDLSRPILLWRWDRAGAPTQLEERRHDAVVSRWAAAPGPHA, from the coding sequence ATGCGGGACCGTTACATAGACCTGCTGCGCGCACTGGCCATCGTGCGCGTCGTCGTCTACCACACGTCAGGGTGGACACTGCTCTCCTTTTTGCCGGCGATGTCGCTGATGTTCGCGCTCGGCGGCTCCCTGATGGCGTCCTCACTGGACCGTTCCGGCGTCGCCGCCATCGGCCGCCGCCTACGCCGCCTGCTCCCGTCACTGTGGGTGCTGTCAGCGATCTTCGTGCCGGCGATGCTGCTGACGGGCCTGGGCGCGCACTGGAAGCTGCTGCTCTGGCTGGTCCCGCTGAGCGACCCACCGGCCAACCACTGGGGCGCCCTGGCGCTGAGCACCATCTGGTACCTGCGCGACTACCTCTGGTTCGTCCTCGTCTCCCCGCTGGCGCTGTGGTTGTTCCGGCGCTACCCGGTGCCGACCCTCATCGCCCCGTACCTCCTCCTCTTGGTCTTCGAACTGGGTCTGCTCTCCGGCCCACCGGTGCTCCGCGACTTCGGCCTCTACCTGGGCGCCTGGATGCTCGGCTTCGCACACCACGACGGCCTGCTCCGCCGCTGGTCGAGGTCGGTGCTGACGGCCGTCGCCGGTGTCCTGTGCGCGACCGGGCTGGCGTGGATCCTGACCCACCCGGGCTTCCGCGGCTACGACCTCAACGACATCCCCCTCGGCAACGCCCTGTGGTCGGGCGGCCTGATCGTGGTCGCGCTGGGCTTCCTGCCGTCCACAGCCGACTGGATCACCCGTTGGTCGTGGTTCGACCGCTCCGTCACGGTCCTCAACGCCCGCGCCCTGACCATCTACCTCTGGCACATGCCGGTGGTCATCCTGATCGCCGCGATCGCGGCGCCGTTGGGTTACGAGGGCCTACAGGCCGACCGGGCGGCGGTCCGACTGGTCGGTGTGGCCGTGCTCGTGGCACTCGCGGTCGCGGCGTTCGGCTGGGTCGAAGACCTCGCGGCCCGCCGCCGCCCGACCCTGCTGCCCGGCGCCCGCCGCCGGCCCAGGCTGCCGGTCCCGGTCTCCCCGGCACCCGCGCCGCGCGAGCCGGTCCTGGCCACTACGGACCCATGGAAAGACCTGTCCCGCCCGATCCTGCTGTGGCGCTGGGACCGCGCGGGCGCACCGACCCAACTCGAGGAACGCCGCCACGACGCGGTCGTCTCCCGCTGGGCGGCCGCCCCCGGCCCACATGCCTAG
- a CDS encoding NAD-dependent epimerase/dehydratase family protein — MRRVLITGGAGRIGSLLTARLAADYAVRSFDVAPQQPADGVETIRGLIGDLDTVTAACAGVDVVIHLAAIPSESLWEELVRVNIEGTRTVLEAARLAGVPKVILASSIHAAGFRTRTATPLPASSAPRPDTLYGWTKAAVESLGSLYSDRYGMTVFPVRIGAFQDTPWSEVDVPIWLSPDDCVRLMLALVETPVTGFRVVWGVSDNSSGWLELDSEVGYQPQDDSATVAHLAAPSDSAAHAQLGGTFAAIPLGMPRW; from the coding sequence ATGCGGCGGGTGCTGATCACTGGTGGCGCCGGCCGGATCGGAAGCCTCCTCACCGCGCGTCTCGCCGCTGACTACGCGGTGCGTTCCTTCGACGTCGCGCCCCAGCAGCCGGCCGACGGCGTCGAGACGATCCGGGGCCTGATCGGTGACCTCGACACGGTCACCGCGGCCTGCGCCGGCGTCGACGTGGTGATCCACCTGGCCGCCATCCCGAGCGAGTCGCTCTGGGAGGAGCTGGTCCGGGTCAACATCGAGGGCACCCGCACCGTGCTGGAGGCGGCGCGGCTGGCCGGCGTACCCAAGGTGATCCTGGCTTCGTCGATCCACGCGGCCGGTTTCCGGACGCGGACCGCAACCCCGCTCCCGGCGTCGTCCGCGCCGCGGCCGGACACCCTCTACGGCTGGACCAAGGCGGCCGTCGAGTCGCTCGGCAGCCTTTACAGCGACCGCTACGGCATGACGGTCTTTCCCGTCCGCATCGGAGCGTTCCAGGACACCCCGTGGTCCGAGGTCGACGTGCCGATCTGGCTGTCGCCCGACGATTGCGTACGCCTCATGTTGGCTCTGGTCGAAACGCCCGTGACCGGCTTCCGCGTGGTGTGGGGTGTGAGCGACAACTCGTCGGGCTGGCTCGAGCTCGACAGCGAGGTCGGCTACCAGCCACAGGACGACTCCGCGACCGTCGCCCACCTGGCCGCACCCAGCGACTCGGCCGCGCACGCACAGCTCGGCGGCACGTTCGCCGCGATCCCGCTCGGCATGCCTCGTTGGTGA
- the era gene encoding GTPase Era gives MTNYKAGFACFVGRPNAGKSTLTNAIVGQKIAITSSKPQTTRHVIRAVLHRPESQLVLVDTPGLHRPRTLLGERLNDLVRSTWSEVDVIGLCMPANEPVGRGDKFISGELAELKATVIAVVTKTDLVDRATLARQLAAVGELAEFADVVPVSAVTGEQVETLVDVVTGFLPDSPRLYPDDMITDEPEQVLIAELVREAALEGVRDELPHSIAVVVEEMFDEDNITKIYADVYVERQSQKAIVIGARASRLKEIGTRSRQEIEALLGRRVYLDLHVRVAKEWQRDPRQLRKLGF, from the coding sequence ATGACCAATTACAAGGCCGGGTTCGCCTGCTTCGTCGGCCGCCCCAACGCCGGCAAGTCGACCCTGACCAACGCGATCGTCGGCCAGAAGATCGCGATCACGTCGAGCAAGCCGCAGACCACCCGGCACGTGATCCGCGCCGTGCTGCACCGCCCGGAGTCCCAGCTCGTGCTGGTCGACACCCCCGGTCTGCACCGGCCCCGCACGCTGCTCGGCGAGCGCCTCAACGACCTGGTCCGGTCGACCTGGAGCGAGGTCGACGTGATCGGCCTGTGCATGCCGGCCAACGAGCCGGTCGGCCGCGGCGACAAGTTCATCTCCGGCGAGCTGGCCGAGCTCAAGGCCACCGTGATCGCCGTGGTGACCAAGACCGACCTGGTCGACCGGGCCACCCTGGCCCGGCAGCTCGCCGCCGTCGGTGAGCTGGCCGAGTTCGCCGACGTGGTCCCGGTCAGCGCGGTCACCGGCGAGCAGGTCGAGACCCTGGTCGACGTCGTCACCGGCTTCCTGCCCGACTCGCCGCGGCTCTACCCCGACGACATGATCACCGACGAGCCCGAGCAGGTGCTGATCGCGGAACTGGTCCGCGAGGCCGCGCTCGAGGGCGTCCGCGACGAACTGCCCCACTCGATCGCCGTGGTCGTCGAGGAGATGTTCGACGAAGACAACATCACCAAGATCTATGCCGACGTGTACGTGGAACGCCAAAGTCAGAAAGCTATCGTGATCGGGGCCCGGGCGAGCCGGCTCAAGGAGATCGGCACCCGCTCGCGCCAGGAGATCGAGGCGCTCCTGGGTCGCCGGGTCTACCTCGACCTGCACGTCCGCGTCGCCAAGGAGTGGCAGCGCGACCCCCGGCAGCTCCGCAAGCTGGGGTTCTGA
- a CDS encoding cytidine deaminase — MFESPELGPPAHLDAEDTKLVTLARGARARVGAVEGAAVRDQDGRTYAAATVALPSLTVTALQLAVASAAAAGASKIEAAAVVTEASTLDGAGHAVVRDLSADAPIHVAAPDGTVLGTVVA; from the coding sequence ATGTTTGAGTCGCCCGAACTCGGGCCACCTGCTCACCTCGACGCAGAGGACACCAAGCTGGTCACGCTGGCGCGCGGCGCCCGTGCCCGGGTCGGTGCGGTCGAGGGCGCCGCGGTGCGTGACCAGGACGGCCGCACCTACGCGGCCGCGACCGTCGCCCTGCCCTCGCTGACCGTGACCGCCCTGCAACTCGCGGTCGCCTCGGCGGCCGCCGCCGGCGCGAGCAAGATCGAGGCGGCCGCGGTGGTCACCGAGGCCAGCACCCTCGACGGCGCCGGCCACGCCGTGGTCCGCGACCTGTCCGCCGACGCGCCGATCCACGTCGCCGCACCGGACGGCACCGTGCTCGGCACGGTCGTCGCATGA